The segment TCGGAACATGGACATACCCAGATATAAGACAGCTTAgtcttttatttcaatctCAGCGTGGGAGAGTTTGTTCAGGAAACAATATAgctataatttgtatataaaacgGTTGAGagattatgtaataataatgttattggaaatgtatattgaaatattatgttcACTGCTTGCTTTTCATTTGATATCCACTTTCTTATAGTAAAAACTGCCGATTAAACTGTCCCAACAGTTGTAGATCTATCACGAATGCTTTAGGTGTCTAAGTATCAGCAACATTAACATGAGAAACTTCGATGGttcgtatatttatttacctatttgacaagattttaaatttgttatttttcttgtttctGTGTAGGTGGACGCTTGGTGTCTTCAGATTTTAATGTTTGcttcagtttttttatctgttttctCTGTTTATTGTAGAAGAAGCCTTCCTCTCGAGCCGTGGCGTACCAGCCCATGTTACCTCCAGACTCCTTGACGGTCCCGCTCGCCCCTTCCTTCCCTAAACTGGTCCCTGGCCCAGGGCCCACTGGCCCTACCGGACCAACGGTATAGCCTCTTCGAAAAACCTTCCAACGAGAGCAAACTTCCAGAAGATTCATGATTTTTTGCATGGACACAGAATTTGTATTGGTTCTGATGATGACAAAGAAAGTATCTAGTCTCGGGGTTACatggttgttttattttaattcatcttAATTTTGATCCATTTAATCTGCTAAAATGTAGCTATTGTGATGTTGCAAAAGTCGTTTCGACGTTAAAACGACAATGACACTTTAAACCATAAAGGTAGGAGGGAAAATGATAGAAGACTGATCTTGTGGTTTATTAGAAAATGAAACAACAAATAGataacactcaacggcccacactaagctCTGAAGTTTCGGACCTGCGACTGGACCGTGCGATAGATACAAATACAGCAGAGAGCGAAGTGCATATTATTTCTCTTCTCATTATCGAGTTAAAGagagctaaccaatcacattgcgtgTGGTTGTCTTTGCGTCACAaaggcgcactgtgattggttacctgcgtctcactgcgatgcctttaggtggcgtgtggttctgAGAATAGAGGACCACTCGACATCCTCGCGCGGATGTCGTACGAATTAGGGACACAGGGCgtaaggagggttgacgtctaGCACGCggattgtaaaatcacagtcgaatcttcaaaatttcaaagttaattttttacgctgtgccccgggcttcgcggcgacacagccccgaacgcaaccgggaacGTGCTGATATGAGAGAGAGGCTTTAGAAGACTTGAATTTAATCTGACTTTAGTTTtagttatgaaataaataaaatataacaaattgtgCGTACACTTGGGAATATAAAGGtgtttctatattttgtttataaaactattcttatataatatcacACAAATGGAAAGTGATcgttttataaatgaataggTATTCATTATTACGCTTTGTCCGTTGTGACTTAGACCTATGGTGTAAATTGTGGTATTAATTCGCTCTTAATTATTTGTGAcgtaatgtatttttctactatttaCCTTTgctttattgtgttttgtgcTAACATAAGATGGACGTAagatatgttttaattatttcaattaatagatatttaattttctttcacaTCTTAGAAGAAgtgtcagatgcttttaggagacttgattaaaatctgacatcagtcGATAGCAAGGAGTCAGGTCGAGTTGACGAAGTCATTTTATTAGTACAATCTTTATACAGCTAGTATACGCCCATGAATCTAATACCATGGGTATTCGATATTCTTATAGTGCAAGTGGTCTACAGATGGTAAGTTATCACTGCTGCCCAGGTACACCAGGGGCGTCACCGTCAAGTTTCCGACTATCCTCTTGAAGTCTTGGAATATTGCTGCAACATGTTGATTCCGCAGTTGGGTTGCACATGGCTAGAAGCTAATTTAAACACGTTCGGCGGCGATTGACTGTGTGGTGGTGATATATGATATCAAATGTGATGTTTTCAGATCCTGCGACTACCTGGTCCACGGCGCTAACACATCAATAGCAGATCAATTGGAGAGGAAAGTCAGGATACTATGTGCGGTCATAAAGACGGATTTGGAAGCTAAAAGATTAGCTGCCATAGACGATACGTGGGGAAAAAGATGTAATAAATTGGCCTATTACTCTACAACTGTTGgtaattgattattattataacacatCCCACTattgggcaaaagcctcccctctcGTGGAAAGTCCACGTGTTCCTTTCTTTGGTCTTCTCCATCCAATGTCTGTCGAATGCCCTAAGCTCATCCGAGCATCTAGCTCTAGGCCTAGCTCACTTTCTGTACCAGTCAGTTGGAATCCAGGTTATAAGAATGTTAGCCACATTCTTATAACCTGGATTCCACTCTCAGTACTCGTGTGGAGACCCGGAGTAGACAATATCTCGCCTTCTTCTTCTTGGCCATGGACTGGTCAAAAACTTCTATGGTCAAGACTTCTGCTAGGCAGGATACGTAGAAGAAGTTGGACCTgaagagacagacagacgttgCGGGaggactttttttttctaatatgtaagaatacgacgacctcggtggcgaagtggtaaagtgcttgcctctgaaccgagaggtcccgggttcgatccccggtcgggtcatgatggaaaatgatctttttctgattggcccggtcttggatgtttatctatatatgtatttgtcataaaatatagtatcgttgagttagtatcccgtaacacaagtctcgaacttactttggggctagctcaatcggtgtgatttgtcctaatatatttatttatttatttattttaatacatttatttgtttcagtttGTGTATTAATTGGTCGTGGTATTAATTTCTGCGGTGAGTTATGTGATTAAATGTTAAAccgtttttgtatattatagaGCACATTCACAGGTACCTCTTATTGAAAGTAGAACAGTCtactatgatttattattaacaaggAAATCGTAATTATTTTGAACCTCCGACAACAGAAGGAATTGCAAGTCTAACGTGTCTGTAAATCTGTATGTCTTTCTGTGCTATCGTAGCATCCGAATGGCTGAAGGGATTTTGATCTATAAAGGGAAGCAAATCACCTATAAATAAGAATTCTTCACCTATAAAGGAGATATTATTCGTAAATGTATGTTCACCCGATTGGAAATcgtcagctcttttctagcgCATGAGATGATGGCAGAAACTTTCAACTTTCCGAGTAGggggtttttaaatttaaattttaatttttcactgTTTTAGCATAAACCTACTACTTTCAGCTGACTAGAAGAGATGgctttagcgataagtccgcttTTTGTGCCCTTGATTTGTATTGGgtgataaaaacaaactccTTAACAGCGGACTGATAGTTTTCAATCGTCTGAACTCACATTTTCCCGTtcattttttagatttcttcTTCTACTTCTTTGCACAGTAAAAAATGAGGCGTATATTCGcattgaaattaatgaaaacaaagGACGGGTCCACAGcgataattttttaaagttttaacgaataatttttttacaggaAACAAACGTCATGATGTATGGCAAATGGAAGAAGACCAGAAACACAGCTTAAGCATATACGAACACCATTCTCCTAATTATGATTGGTATCTGTTGATTAATTCTGAAGGGTATGTAACTGTGGCGTGTGATCTCACCTAGAATAGGATTACTCTCTCCAACTTCTCCCGTGGATGAAGTACGAGACGAGGGACACGTGACCTTGGCAGCTAACGCAGCGACAGCAATCGCTTGATGTAAAATCGCAGCCGAATATTCCCGAGATCAGAGTAAAAAGTAAACCTAGTATTTAGAGGTTTGTTCAggtgaatttttaatatataactgtttatttagattaaaatgttaataaataacttcatTTGGAATTGTGTCagttatctatactattattataaagacgtaagcgtttgtgagtttgtgtgtttgaggcgggtaatctccgaaactaccgaaccgatttcgaaaattctttcaccattagaaaggtaaattatcgaagattgctataggctatatattttatctcaaaattgccACGGGAGAGAAGCCCCGGCTAATatctagttttataataaagacCTGCTCCAGCTATCTATTATGGTGTTAGGATCTCACGTGGATTATTTGATAACATAGGTAGATTGCTGAATAATTTTGGTATACACACGAGATagataatagaaaaaatatctatgcACACGACAGTATTTTCAGTTCCTTTTGTTGtaaaccattttattttactttcagCTACATAATAGTGGAGAATATGAGATACATGTTGGCGAAATTCAATCCTGacgataatatatattttatgtctaaTGTCAGTCaggtaaataaactaatagcatattttttacagttaaCGGAGAGATAATAATACATCATTGACAGCAAAACGGAATTTTagtgtaatattttagtagTAGAATTATGTATAGTACACACGTTTAATGAGATGGATGAGAAGAGATGAGGGAATAAGATTAGGGAACTCGTCAACGGTGTACACGCATGAAGTAGATTTATCtcgaagaagaaaaagtttaTGCcgaacgttttttttttgttatgaattgaatgaaaaatacgacagtaaaattttgtattttatttttaatgaaaacaactatTACGCCGCTATATTCACATGTGtcattatctatactattattataaagaggtaagcgactttgtatgtttgaggcgaaaaatctccgaaactaccgaaccgatttcaaaaattctttcaacattagaatggtacattatccaagaatgctataagctatattttatttcaaaattcccacgggagcgaggcaccgggcaacatctagtatagaACATATAGttaggaacagacagacgcaagAAACATGTTTTGTACTAGCGATGTAGTGAATAACTCTTTATAGACTTAGTTATTGCGGCAGATTGTAATActtataacttttttcttaataGCGTCAAGGATTGAACATAATTTTAAGCCGAAAAGCACTAGACACTTTCGCGCACGCTGATATCCGTTCATTGTGCCAAGTGGGCGAAAACACTCTAATGGCTAGAGGTAAGTGAATAGAAATCTAAGCTATGATTTAGAAATAGTAACTGCCGTCATACAGTATGTGAGAATGTCGCCAGgtattatatacaaacaattAGCATGTATTGACCATGAGGAAACAGCGAGACTTTTTCAGCTTAGCGAGGTGAGGTGaggcgtcgctgctgttgaacaAAATTTAGTAGTTATTTcgaaagtgcttgcctctgaaccgagaggtcccgggttcaatgcccggtcgggtcatgatggaaaatgatatttttctgattggcccgggtcttggatgtttatctatatatgctagctcaatctgtgtgattggtcctaatatatttataattatttatttatatttgtcattcagtcatatatatatctattttttattaatactcggtcacaaaattatatgtttctGTACCTATAGGAACTCGATAACGATTTACTTTATGtgtactttttttgttatgtttctgggaaaaatatagatataaaataataatcatgcGTTTTTGCCGTGAAAAATGGTaggcaatttttcacgtcatattattatatatatatatatatatatatatatatatataattttttagaaGCATTTGTTCTCTTTGGTAAACagcatttaatttagaatatgacgagaaaaagtgcctatattcattaaatgatttgattataATGCGAAGTCTTTCTGTCAGTCTATTTCGCTTTCACACCTAAACCGCAGGAGTGACCTGACTTTGATGCGATTTGGTATGCAAGTAGTTAAAGACCACCCAGTAACATAAgcaattttgtcaaaaatcaacccttaaaatactataatagggggtgaaagtttgtataaaaatttatgagTTCTATAAATTAGAAATCTGGCTACACAATTGGCATTAATTTAATCACAGGAAAATATGCTACACAAATTAATCACACGAATATAATTCTACGCTGACTAAGTCGCGGCTAATAATTCTGAACCAGCTTGCAGGGAGAGTTCAGAACTTTCTAAATGACTTTAATATGTGTTTCAGCAAAATGCTTCTCTGCCATTGGGCTGATCACTGGCGACTCCCGAGACTCCTGGGGCCGGCATACGATCCTGCCGCGCAATCCCTACATCCTCTCATATCCTGAGAAACACAAGAAATTCTGGCTGTGCGACCGGTCCTTTGTAAAGTTAGATGCTGGTCAAACCGTTCTTTTTGACGCCGAGGTGAGATGCCCCACATCAGTTTCATACCttgcttatatatataaaactcttgcgttactgtgTGTCCTTGGAACATACACACCAagtttcagctttctacgcccagtagtttcggctgtacgttgtctgtcagtaaGTCACAAGTTTGGTGTGTATGTTCcaaggacagtgtaggggagcactaagaagggattttctcaaattcccacgggaaacggatttttactcacatacgaagttgtgggcaaaagctaatatattataaaacaagcaACAACAGCCACGTTTGTCTGTTCGTCTGttgcgataaattcaaaaactccTGCACGGATTTTTCTGCAGTTTTTAACAGTATACAGTGGTtttttgaggaaggtttaggtctGTTATATAaactgttatattatattatttaatagacaTGTGCCGGTAGTGTTATATAAATTGGTAGCCACCGAAACTTCATTAGCGTGTGTGCGATCACTtcatgtcagatacctttaggcgacttgaataaaatctgacactagtatTAGTAATAACACGCTAGCAACAATACTAAGAGGGCACAAGTCAgtgttacttaaaaataaatctgagtGTACATTTAGTTGTGTGAACAAtatgttacaataatattgcatttcTCGCTTGATTGATGACGTCATAAATGGTATGCGAGCGAATGTCTGACAACGCTGACAATTCAGAGCCAGGTCCCATTGCTGCGTTACGTTTTGTGCCGTGCTGTTGTTCTCTGTTGTTTTCTGTGTGATTTAACATTAGGAGCCACGCCTCATTGTTCTGTCGTGCTCCTTTGCGACGACGCTCGTAGTGGCTTCGTTGTTTTCTATACGTGCAATCAATCAGTGATTCAGACGTCAACCTAGT is part of the Plodia interpunctella isolate USDA-ARS_2022_Savannah chromosome Z, ilPloInte3.2, whole genome shotgun sequence genome and harbors:
- the LOC128683010 gene encoding glycoprotein-N-acetylgalactosamine 3-beta-galactosyltransferase 1-like isoform X1 — its product is MYFSTIYLCFIVFCANIRWTSCDYLVHGANTSIADQLERKVRILCAVIKTDLEAKRLAAIDDTWGKRCNKLAYYSTTVVCVLIGRGINFCGNKRHDVWQMEEDQKHSLSIYEHHSPNYDWYLLINSEGYIIVENMRYMLAKFNPDDNIYFMSNVSQRQGLNIILSRKALDTFAHADIRSLCQVGENTLMARAKCFSAIGLITGDSRDSWGRHTILPRNPYILSYPEKHKKFWLCDRSFVKLDAGQTVLFDAEPNTCFSNFAVSFDYASSHIVYVLDFLIYQLRPYGINYNFELPNILKVGTECPKRLIKGHACEDHGGGNKFEEDKKSAQIMIPKVKQQKQNKKQPQQQETHTYQKVTQPNENDDDPDERDSEEEDRDDNELTISV
- the LOC128683010 gene encoding glycoprotein-N-acetylgalactosamine 3-beta-galactosyltransferase 1-like isoform X2, with the protein product MYFSTIYLCFIVFCANIRWTSCDYLVHGANTSIADQLERKVRILCAVIKTDLEAKRLAAIDDTWGKRFCVLIGRGINFCGNKRHDVWQMEEDQKHSLSIYEHHSPNYDWYLLINSEGYIIVENMRYMLAKFNPDDNIYFMSNVSQRQGLNIILSRKALDTFAHADIRSLCQVGENTLMARAKCFSAIGLITGDSRDSWGRHTILPRNPYILSYPEKHKKFWLCDRSFVKLDAGQTVLFDAEPNTCFSNFAVSFDYASSHIVYVLDFLIYQLRPYGINYNFELPNILKVGTECPKRLIKGHACEDHGGGNKFEEDKKSAQIMIPKVKQQKQNKKQPQQQETHTYQKVTQPNENDDDPDERDSEEEDRDDNELTISV